The Neomonachus schauinslandi chromosome 4, ASM220157v2, whole genome shotgun sequence genome includes a region encoding these proteins:
- the LOC110575448 gene encoding LOW QUALITY PROTEIN: fatty-acid amide hydrolase 1-like (The sequence of the model RefSeq protein was modified relative to this genomic sequence to represent the inferred CDS: deleted 2 bases in 1 codon): protein MNLTSITPESQNAQIESRPLPLCPFWEPSLNPKAILELPLESLAQKLQDEELSLESVLCSYLEEALKVYKKVNCLTDFLGECEEKLQALKKPKKTERGLLYGVPISLKDTYDCKGHDSTCGLAQFLEKPAAKVGVIVKVLKAQGAIPLVKTNIPQTLLSFYCSNPIYGQTLNPLNLKKTPGGSSGGEGIMLAQGGSILGMGSDIAGSIRIPASFCGVCGFRTTGYRLSYSGIASAVKGKKSVTTVAGPMARDVESLVLCAMRALLSEDMHRLDPTVPFMPFREEVYSSNQPLRIGYCESDGFTQPTPSMARAMRLTSRLLQDAGHQVIPFSIPRVEYAVEHLFVGGLFADGGATLLEKIEGDIVDPCIKTMINTLRLPDPLKCFSAYILKYIEYQQEFIAKWRCLDLDILLTRALTPAFSTGHSSMALDVASYWSLYNVLNFPAGMVPVTAVTLQDEEELAFYKGYYGDSCDKSFREAVQGSVGLPVAVQCVALPWEEELCLRFMKEVETLAKNHRGPE, encoded by the exons TCCCTGAACCCCAAGGCCATCCTGGAGCTGCCCCTGGAGAGTCTGGCCCAGAAGCTGCAGGATGAAGAGCTCAGTCTGGAGAGTGTCCTCTGTAGCTACTTAGAGGAG GCCCTGAAGGTATATAAGAAGGTAAACTGCCTGACGGATTTCCTGGGCGAGTGTGAGGAGAAACTGCAGGCATTGAAGAAGCCCAAGAAGACTGAGAGAGGCCTTCTCTATGGGGTTCCCATCAGCCTCAAGGACACCTATGACTGCAAG GGCCATGACTCTACGTGTGGCCTGGCCCAGTTCCTGGAGAAGCCTGCGGCCAAGGTTGGGGTCATTGTGAAAGTGCTCAAGGCTCAGGGAGCTATTCCCTTGGTTAAGACCAACATCCCCCAGACACTGCTCAG CTTTTATTGCAGCAACCCCATCTATGGACAGACCCTGAACCCTCTGAACTTAAAGAAGACACCTGGGGGTTCCTCAGGGGGTGAGGGAATCATGCTGGCACAAGGGGGTTCCATCCTGGGCATGGGGTCCGACATTGCTGGCAGCATCCGCATACCAGCCAGCTTTTGTGGGGTCTGTGGCTTCCGGACCACGGGATACCGCCTCAG CTACTCTGGAATCGCCTCTGCTGTCAAAGGCAAGAAATCAG TGACTACAGTGGCTGGCCCCATGGCCCGGGATGTGGAGAGCCTGGTGCTGTGT GCGATGCGAGCCCTGCTAAGTGAAGACATGCACCGATTGGACCCCACTGTGCCTTTCATGCCCttcagggaggag GTATACTCCAGTAACCAGCCCCTTCGAATTGGCTACTGTGAATCAGATGGCTTCACCCAGCCAACTCCTAGCATGGCCAGGGCCATGAGGCTCACCTCCAGGCTGCTCCAGGATGCAGGACATCAG GTCATCCCCTTCTCCATCCCCCGTGTAGAGTATGCTGTCGAACACCTGTTCGTGGGAGGTCTGTTTGCCGATGGAGGGGCCACCCTTCTGGAGAAGAT TGAGGGGGACATTGTGGACCCTTGCATAAAGACAATGATCAACACGCTCCGCCTGCCAGACCCTCTCAAGTGTTTCTCGGCCTATATCCTGAAGTACATA GAGTATCAGCAAGAGTTCATAGCCAAGTGGAGGTGCTTGGACCTGGATATCTTGCTGACACGAGCGCTGACCCCTGCCTTCTCTACAGGCCATTCTAGCATGGCATTAG ACGTCGCCTCCTACTGGAGCCTGTACAATGTCCTGAACTTCCCCGCTGGCATGGTGCCGGTCACCGCGGTGACGCTGCAGGACGAGGAGGAACTGGCCTTCTACAAGGGATACTACGGAGACAGTTGTGACAAATCTTTCCGGGAG GCGGTACAAGGATCCGTGGGACTTCCTGTGGCTGTGCAGTGCGTTGCTCTGCCGTGGGAGGAGGAGCTGTGTCTCCGGTTCATGAAGGAGGTGGAGACCTTGGCCAAGAACCACAGGGGACCTGAGTGA